In the genome of Oxalobacter aliiformigenes, one region contains:
- a CDS encoding phage tail protein — protein MTRLPDRNLLEGTKQPETTTGEFRLAMGNLRQFIADLLGTDSADKQDARNVFGVQEKYRAEASGTPDELAATFDPPLPAPANGLHIQLRASAPNTSTAPTFRADETGAIPIVKGNGLPLLPGDIAGNGHWLELKYDAKLEKWVLENPAFGIAVMPVINEKADKWEIAAQLARKLDKSEKLPVGTLIAVGGNFTPEGYLYCNGASLSASAYPELCAVIGGTYGGDGLTTFNLPDLRGRWMQGNDRAGQVLAAGLPNITGELANPQFRNGFNGGSFNGAFYQISVYNNSFGDSGNWNSPHVGFSASRSNPIYGASDTVCPPSVTVRYCIKY, from the coding sequence ATGACCCGACTTCCCGACAGAAACCTGCTGGAAGGCACCAAACAACCTGAAACCACTACCGGTGAGTTCCGCCTCGCGATGGGCAATCTCCGGCAATTCATCGCCGACCTGCTCGGCACCGACAGTGCCGACAAACAGGATGCCCGCAATGTATTCGGCGTTCAGGAAAAATACCGCGCCGAAGCGAGCGGCACTCCCGACGAACTGGCCGCCACATTCGATCCCCCGTTACCGGCTCCCGCGAACGGCCTGCACATCCAGCTCCGCGCCAGCGCCCCCAATACCTCCACCGCCCCGACCTTCCGCGCGGACGAAACCGGCGCCATTCCCATCGTCAAGGGTAACGGCCTTCCCCTTCTTCCCGGCGACATCGCCGGCAACGGTCACTGGCTCGAACTCAAATACGATGCCAAACTGGAAAAATGGGTGCTGGAAAACCCCGCCTTCGGCATTGCCGTCATGCCTGTCATCAACGAAAAAGCCGACAAATGGGAGATCGCGGCACAACTCGCCCGGAAACTGGACAAATCCGAAAAACTGCCCGTCGGCACCCTCATCGCCGTCGGCGGAAACTTCACTCCGGAAGGTTACCTGTACTGCAACGGCGCAAGTCTCAGCGCATCGGCCTACCCCGAACTCTGTGCCGTGATCGGCGGCACCTATGGTGGCGACGGACTGACGACATTCAACCTGCCGGATCTGCGGGGACGATGGATGCAGGGCAACGACAGGGCTGGCCAGGTACTGGCAGCGGGATTACCAAATATTACCGGTGAACTTGCCAATCCCCAATTCAGAAACGGCTTTAATGGTGGAAGTTTTAATGGAGCTTTTTATCAAATTTCCGTATATAACAATTCTTTTGGAGATAGTGGCAACTGGAATAGCCCCCATGTAGGTTTCAGCGCCTCCCGTTCCAATCCGATCTACGGGGCATCCGATACCGTCTGCCCCCCTTCCGTCACCGTCCGTTACTGCATCAAATACTGA
- a CDS encoding glycosyltransferase family 2 protein produces the protein MENDLSRPLLSVIVPVYRVETYLPKCLDSLVGQTYADLEIILVDDGSPDRSGAICDEYAARDSRIVVIHQENRGASQARNAGLDRATGEFVAFVDSDDYLDFSMYENLMKAVVEYDADIVISDFFVILESGVLRHSSGLQGDIPLLQAQEQVLADRLPSYLWNKIYRRTLFDGIRYERIRGFEDLQIMPHLFRRARKVAFVPEAGYYYNCLNLNALTATFNHVPELNVEMKYGMFVAWKEHETVARELGSDVVGYAENRAVKCAIGALVADRAHSVLAPAEREELTGYLESKKTVIVSGKHRMLKWFARHSTVLCRLYDYGSFVWRRYRAKRNKMTSRT, from the coding sequence ATGGAGAATGATTTGTCGCGTCCTCTTTTGTCTGTCATCGTCCCGGTGTACCGGGTGGAAACGTATTTGCCCAAATGTCTGGATTCCCTTGTCGGCCAGACGTATGCCGATCTGGAAATCATTCTGGTCGATGACGGTTCACCGGACCGCTCGGGAGCGATTTGCGACGAATATGCCGCCAGGGATTCCCGGATCGTGGTGATCCATCAGGAAAACAGGGGGGCGAGCCAAGCCCGTAATGCGGGGCTGGACAGGGCGACGGGGGAATTCGTGGCGTTTGTCGATTCGGACGATTATCTTGATTTTTCCATGTATGAAAACTTGATGAAAGCGGTCGTTGAATATGACGCCGATATCGTTATCAGTGATTTTTTTGTGATTCTGGAAAGTGGTGTTTTACGTCATTCGAGCGGTTTGCAGGGCGATATACCGCTTTTACAGGCACAGGAACAGGTTCTGGCGGACCGTTTGCCGAGTTATCTGTGGAACAAGATTTACCGGAGAACGCTTTTCGACGGCATCCGGTATGAACGCATACGTGGATTCGAGGATTTGCAGATCATGCCCCATCTTTTCAGGCGGGCACGGAAGGTGGCGTTTGTGCCGGAGGCGGGTTATTACTACAATTGCCTGAATCTGAATGCACTGACGGCTACTTTCAATCATGTACCGGAGCTGAATGTCGAGATGAAATACGGTATGTTCGTCGCATGGAAGGAACATGAAACGGTCGCACGCGAGTTGGGGTCGGACGTGGTCGGCTATGCAGAAAACCGGGCGGTCAAGTGTGCGATCGGTGCCCTGGTGGCCGACAGGGCGCATTCCGTTCTCGCTCCGGCCGAGAGAGAAGAGCTCACCGGTTATCTGGAAAGCAAAAAAACGGTCATTGTCAGTGGAAAGCATCGTATGCTGAAGTGGTTCGCACGGCACAGTACAGTGCTATGCAGGCTGTACGACTATGGCAGTTTTGTCTGGCGACGGTACCGGGCGAAAAGAAACAAGATGACGAGCAGGACGTAA
- a CDS encoding NAD-dependent succinate-semialdehyde dehydrogenase, with protein MSVSHDRLRNNEFFRTGAFIHGKWITTGKTFPDTNPATGEKLADVAYSGREETEAAIISAKTAFADWRKTTATERAAILNRWYALIMENRPFLGELMTAEQGKPLSEALGEVDYAASFIQWFAEEARRANGEIIPPFKPGSRIFATREPVGVVAAITPWNFPMAMLTRKLGPALAAGCTAIIKPANQTPLCANALLALADAAGVPPGVLNGVCGDTHAISDAIMASSDVRKITFTGSTAVGKTLVAHAAATMKHVSMELGGNAPLIVFDDADITAAVAGTIANKFRNAGQVCVAINRIYVHDTIYDEYVAKLGEAIAGLTVGDGMTPGVAVGPLIDEKALEKVERHVSDALGKEAELVTGGKRSPLGGTFYEPTLLSHCSDDMIIAHEETFGPVAACFRFESEKEVLYRANNTPFGLAAYFYTKDLSRVFRVSQALEAGMIGINDTGVSSAVAPFGGIKESGLGREGSVLGLEEYLEVKTLHLGGLE; from the coding sequence ATGAGCGTATCGCACGACAGACTCAGAAACAACGAATTTTTCCGAACCGGCGCCTTCATTCACGGCAAGTGGATCACGACCGGCAAAACCTTTCCCGACACCAACCCGGCGACCGGCGAAAAACTGGCCGATGTCGCCTACAGCGGCCGCGAGGAAACGGAAGCGGCCATCATCTCCGCGAAAACGGCCTTCGCCGACTGGCGGAAAACCACTGCGACCGAACGGGCCGCCATCCTGAACCGCTGGTATGCCCTGATCATGGAAAACCGCCCCTTTCTGGGCGAACTGATGACCGCCGAGCAGGGAAAACCCCTGTCCGAAGCACTGGGCGAAGTCGATTATGCCGCCAGCTTCATCCAGTGGTTCGCCGAAGAAGCCCGACGTGCCAACGGCGAAATCATCCCCCCGTTCAAACCCGGCTCCCGCATTTTCGCCACCCGCGAGCCGGTCGGCGTCGTCGCCGCCATCACCCCCTGGAACTTCCCGATGGCGATGCTGACCCGCAAACTCGGCCCGGCACTGGCCGCCGGCTGTACGGCCATCATCAAGCCGGCGAACCAAACGCCATTGTGCGCCAACGCCCTGCTGGCTTTGGCCGATGCGGCCGGCGTACCGCCCGGGGTACTGAACGGCGTCTGCGGAGACACACATGCCATTTCCGACGCGATCATGGCTTCTTCCGACGTCCGCAAAATCACGTTCACCGGTTCGACCGCCGTCGGCAAGACACTGGTCGCCCATGCGGCCGCCACCATGAAACACGTCTCGATGGAACTGGGTGGCAACGCTCCCCTGATCGTCTTCGACGATGCCGACATCACGGCCGCCGTCGCCGGCACGATCGCCAACAAGTTCCGTAACGCCGGGCAGGTCTGCGTCGCCATCAACCGCATTTACGTGCACGATACCATCTATGACGAATACGTGGCGAAACTGGGCGAGGCCATCGCCGGACTGACCGTCGGCGACGGCATGACACCGGGCGTGGCTGTCGGCCCGCTGATCGATGAAAAAGCGCTGGAAAAAGTCGAACGGCATGTTTCCGACGCACTCGGCAAGGAAGCCGAACTCGTCACCGGCGGCAAACGCAGCCCGCTGGGAGGCACTTTCTACGAACCGACCCTGCTTTCGCACTGTTCGGACGACATGATCATCGCGCACGAGGAAACATTCGGGCCGGTGGCCGCCTGCTTCCGGTTCGAATCGGAAAAGGAAGTCCTCTACCGGGCCAACAACACCCCGTTCGGGCTGGCCGCCTACTTCTACACGAAAGACCTCTCCCGCGTCTTCCGCGTCTCGCAAGCCCTTGAAGCCGGCATGATCGGCATCAACGACACCGGCGTTTCCTCAGCCGTCGCCCCGTTCGGCGGCATCAAGGAATCGGGACTGGGCCGCGAGGGATCGGTTCTGGGACTGGAAGAATATCTGGAAGTCAAAACCCTGCATCTGGGTGGTCTTGAATAG